The following coding sequences lie in one Streptomyces albofaciens JCM 4342 genomic window:
- a CDS encoding phytanoyl-CoA dioxygenase family protein, with protein MQESVREAFRNDGAVLLEGCLDEAQLARCREAFDWAVAHPGPNASRMFDGTEQQSHVDNANPLAKLRLDALVSSLPFGRLFADLWGSEHVWYFAEEIFLKAGGRGGRTAWHQDTAYLPWAGEHWGNAWISFQALPAANSLEIIRGSHRGPQYDGTTFANPDDPTEPLHGGGALPRLPDIDAELARDPGAYDVLSWATEPGDAVALHPRSLHGGARVDAACPDRHTLVLRFFGDDATFRPLPQENRHFARNGILFVEEMAKLNPGDPFRSSVFRQLL; from the coding sequence ATGCAGGAGTCAGTACGGGAAGCCTTCCGCAACGACGGCGCCGTCCTTCTCGAAGGCTGCCTCGACGAGGCGCAGTTGGCGCGCTGCCGCGAGGCGTTCGACTGGGCCGTCGCTCACCCCGGGCCCAACGCGTCGCGGATGTTCGACGGAACCGAGCAGCAATCGCACGTCGACAACGCCAACCCGCTCGCCAAGCTCCGGCTGGACGCGCTGGTGTCGTCGCTGCCGTTCGGCCGGCTGTTCGCCGACCTGTGGGGCTCGGAACACGTGTGGTACTTCGCCGAGGAGATATTCCTCAAGGCCGGTGGCCGAGGGGGCCGCACGGCCTGGCACCAGGACACCGCGTACCTGCCGTGGGCCGGTGAGCACTGGGGCAACGCGTGGATCAGCTTCCAGGCGCTCCCCGCGGCGAACTCGCTGGAGATCATCCGCGGCTCCCACCGCGGCCCCCAGTACGACGGGACCACCTTCGCCAACCCCGACGACCCGACCGAACCCCTGCACGGCGGCGGCGCGCTGCCGCGCCTGCCGGACATCGACGCCGAACTCGCGCGCGACCCCGGCGCCTACGACGTGCTCTCCTGGGCGACCGAACCCGGTGATGCCGTCGCGCTCCACCCCCGCTCGCTGCACGGCGGCGCGCGCGTCGACGCCGCGTGCCCGGACCGCCACACGCTGGTCCTGCGCTTCTTCGGCGACGACGCCACGTTCCGGCCCCTCCCTCAGGAGAACAGGCACTTCGCCCGCAACGGCATTCTCTTCGTCGAGGAGATGGCGAAGCTGAACCCGGGAGATCCGTTCCGCTCGTCGGTCTTCCGGCAACTCCTTTGA
- a CDS encoding NAD(P)/FAD-dependent oxidoreductase has product MYDVAASVAGSTGVAYSAFSGWAERPTDFAPMLEGELTCDIAVVGGGYAGMAAALRLADRGADVVLLESGFCGWGGSSRNAGYLSNALAGDPQLLNTLYPRRLPGLVRYADRAARFTEELIARLAIACDYEPTGNVIAAVSPGQLRRTKRNAEILRGAGADVEFVEGRGFGLPKTFLGGVFERAGGLLNPGKFALGLREALLASDVRVYERTAVRAVDPHASGAVVSTTSGRVHAERVLLATNAYSRDLAIAPRRMVTPVWTSLVETEPVDAERLAATGWTRHVGIITPHTILENYRPTPRGTIMFGTRRLRTAPGALGAREPDDAVVSDLVRGFHERFPSLRDVAPQRAWGGWIAMTPSLLPVAGEATRNVFYAIGCNGHGLAQSPYLGTLLADRLAGDRMHEDLASVWRARPRFAPSVLSTPTLHAAWTIDRISDRFHRRRV; this is encoded by the coding sequence ATGTACGACGTTGCAGCGAGCGTGGCCGGCTCCACCGGCGTGGCGTATTCGGCGTTCAGCGGCTGGGCCGAGCGGCCCACCGACTTCGCGCCGATGCTGGAAGGGGAGCTCACGTGCGACATCGCCGTGGTCGGGGGCGGCTACGCCGGCATGGCGGCGGCGCTCCGGCTGGCCGACCGCGGCGCCGATGTCGTCCTGCTGGAGTCCGGCTTCTGCGGATGGGGCGGCAGCTCGCGCAACGCCGGTTACCTGTCGAACGCGCTGGCAGGCGACCCGCAGCTCCTGAACACGCTGTACCCTCGCCGACTGCCGGGGCTCGTCCGCTACGCGGACAGGGCGGCCCGTTTCACCGAAGAGCTGATCGCACGGCTCGCCATCGCCTGCGACTACGAGCCGACGGGCAACGTCATCGCCGCCGTCTCCCCCGGACAGCTGCGGCGCACCAAACGGAACGCCGAGATCCTGCGAGGCGCGGGGGCGGACGTCGAGTTCGTCGAGGGCCGCGGCTTCGGCCTGCCGAAGACGTTTCTCGGCGGCGTCTTCGAGCGTGCCGGCGGACTGCTGAACCCCGGGAAGTTCGCGCTCGGCCTGCGCGAGGCGCTTCTTGCATCGGACGTACGCGTGTACGAGCGGACCGCCGTGCGCGCGGTCGACCCCCACGCTTCGGGAGCCGTCGTCAGCACGACCAGCGGCCGCGTCCACGCCGAGCGCGTCCTGCTCGCCACCAACGCCTACTCCCGGGACCTCGCGATCGCCCCGAGGCGAATGGTCACGCCGGTCTGGACCAGCTTGGTCGAAACCGAACCGGTCGACGCCGAACGGCTGGCCGCGACCGGCTGGACGAGGCACGTCGGCATCATCACCCCGCACACGATCCTGGAGAACTACCGGCCCACACCACGCGGCACGATCATGTTCGGAACCCGTCGGCTGCGCACAGCGCCGGGAGCACTGGGCGCCCGGGAGCCGGACGACGCGGTCGTATCGGACCTCGTCCGCGGCTTCCACGAGCGGTTCCCGTCACTCCGCGACGTCGCGCCGCAACGGGCGTGGGGCGGGTGGATCGCGATGACACCGTCGCTGCTGCCGGTCGCCGGGGAGGCGACGCGGAACGTCTTCTACGCCATCGGCTGCAACGGCCACGGCCTCGCCCAGTCCCCGTATCTCGGAACCCTGCTCGCCGACCGCCTCGCCGGCGACCGGATGCACGAAGACCTCGCCTCCGTGTGGCGTGCGCGGCCACGGTTCGCCCCGTCCGTCCTCAGCACGCCGACGCTGCACGCCGCTTGGACGATCGACCGCATCTCGGACCGTTTTCACCGCCGCAGGGTCTGA
- a CDS encoding nitroreductase family protein, with protein sequence MDVPPSPAVSMLPMLTSMRAKRWFTDTPVADEELRQVLEAGRWTGSARNRQPWRFVVVRSRAVRQQLASLGAYAGHLATAPVVIALGVEEDAGGEDAQFDAGRAAQNMMLAAHLQGLGSCPASFFPAANADRASRICGLTPPWRVRTALSIGHPAPPPAGTSAIPTGRLPLSQLVTEISEPRH encoded by the coding sequence ATGGACGTACCACCTTCCCCCGCCGTCTCGATGCTGCCGATGCTGACGTCCATGAGGGCGAAGCGGTGGTTCACCGATACGCCGGTCGCTGACGAGGAGCTGCGCCAGGTGCTGGAGGCCGGGCGCTGGACCGGCTCGGCCCGCAACCGTCAGCCCTGGCGGTTCGTGGTGGTCCGCAGCCGCGCCGTCCGTCAGCAGCTCGCGAGTCTGGGCGCCTACGCCGGGCACCTCGCCACAGCACCCGTGGTGATCGCGCTGGGCGTCGAAGAGGACGCAGGGGGAGAGGACGCCCAGTTCGACGCGGGCCGCGCCGCGCAGAACATGATGCTCGCTGCCCACCTCCAGGGCCTCGGCAGCTGCCCGGCCTCGTTCTTCCCCGCGGCCAACGCCGACCGGGCAAGCCGCATCTGCGGACTGACGCCCCCGTGGCGCGTACGTACCGCGCTGTCCATCGGGCATCCCGCCCCGCCACCTGCCGGCACGTCCGCGATCCCCACCGGGCGTCTGCCTCTGTCCCAACTCGTCACGGAGATCTCCGAACCGCGTCACTGA
- a CDS encoding DUF1345 domain-containing protein, with protein sequence MDSVVRISAMDVGVFVLFAYLVPYLAITLTAFLRVAPERVRSWAHREARGTFMQRYVLGTAPGPGASLFIAAAALVVAVVWLPGRLATTFSALPRTLMAFALVVVAWICVVVAFAVTFQADNLVEDERALDFPGEGTPAWADYVYFALAAMTTFGTTDVNVTSRDMRRTVAANTVIAFVFNTVTVASLVSALEAVP encoded by the coding sequence ATGGACAGCGTCGTGCGGATTTCGGCAATGGACGTCGGCGTGTTCGTACTGTTCGCCTATCTGGTCCCTTACCTCGCGATCACCTTGACCGCTTTCCTGCGCGTCGCTCCGGAGCGGGTCCGCTCGTGGGCACACCGCGAAGCCCGTGGCACGTTCATGCAGCGTTACGTCCTCGGGACCGCGCCCGGACCAGGGGCGTCGCTCTTCATCGCGGCCGCCGCGCTGGTGGTGGCGGTGGTGTGGCTTCCCGGCCGCCTCGCCACCACATTCTCCGCCCTTCCTCGTACGCTGATGGCTTTCGCTCTCGTGGTCGTCGCCTGGATCTGCGTGGTCGTGGCCTTCGCGGTCACCTTCCAGGCCGACAATCTCGTGGAGGACGAGCGAGCGCTCGACTTTCCCGGAGAAGGGACTCCGGCCTGGGCCGACTACGTCTATTTCGCCTTGGCGGCGATGACGACGTTCGGCACCACCGATGTCAACGTGACGTCACGGGACATGCGCCGGACCGTGGCGGCGAATACGGTCATCGCCTTCGTCTTCAACACCGTCACGGTCGCAAGCCTCGTATCCGCACTAGAGGCTGTCCCGTAA
- a CDS encoding RidA family protein has product MKRQLINPPATGALYERLHFSQATRVGDMIWVSGQVGVDPTTMSPAVGMDAQARLAFEGVRTVLEAAGAGLRDIVELTTYHTDLRGDMPVFSRVKDEYLTDRYPSWTAVGVSQLALPELLVEIRAVAVAGSGDRTGIVTSRT; this is encoded by the coding sequence ATGAAGCGTCAATTGATCAACCCGCCCGCGACCGGAGCGCTGTACGAGAGGTTGCACTTCTCGCAGGCGACCCGCGTCGGCGACATGATCTGGGTGTCGGGCCAGGTCGGTGTCGACCCCACCACCATGTCCCCCGCCGTTGGTATGGACGCCCAGGCCCGGCTCGCCTTCGAGGGCGTACGGACCGTCCTCGAAGCCGCGGGAGCGGGCCTGCGCGACATCGTCGAGCTGACCACGTACCACACCGACCTTCGAGGCGATATGCCGGTCTTCAGCCGGGTCAAGGACGAGTACCTCACCGACCGATATCCGTCGTGGACCGCGGTCGGGGTGTCCCAGCTGGCGCTCCCCGAACTGCTGGTCGAAATTCGCGCGGTCGCGGTGGCCGGGAGCGGCGACCGCACAGGCATCGTCACCAGTCGAACGTGA
- a CDS encoding TetR/AcrR family transcriptional regulator: MPENATRRPLSDGAAGAPARRGRPAGDREAKRAELLKAAASVIAREGYANTSLRKVAQRAGCTTGAVTYYFANKEELVTALAESRFDSFDAMLAPGRPRPDIRAILERWLSRTTDDPEFWPVMSQLLAHARYEPAFAAAIERRYARHRDALAALLTTGQAQGTVRDDIPADLLADQLAAIGDGWMMMFPIEPTRFTASRVQTLLDAAITLISPPPGARHTSGA, from the coding sequence ATGCCCGAGAACGCAACCCGACGACCGCTCAGCGATGGCGCAGCCGGAGCGCCCGCGCGGCGTGGCCGCCCGGCGGGTGACCGCGAAGCCAAGCGGGCCGAGCTGTTGAAGGCGGCGGCCTCGGTGATCGCGCGGGAGGGCTACGCCAACACCTCACTGCGCAAGGTGGCCCAGCGCGCGGGCTGCACGACCGGAGCGGTGACGTACTACTTCGCCAACAAGGAGGAGCTGGTCACCGCGCTGGCCGAAAGCCGGTTCGACAGTTTCGACGCGATGCTCGCGCCCGGCAGGCCCCGGCCCGACATCCGGGCGATCCTGGAACGGTGGCTGTCCCGGACCACCGACGACCCCGAGTTCTGGCCCGTGATGTCCCAGCTGCTGGCCCACGCACGGTACGAACCGGCCTTCGCCGCCGCCATCGAGCGGCGCTACGCCCGTCACCGCGACGCGCTCGCCGCGCTCCTCACGACCGGGCAAGCGCAGGGGACCGTTCGCGACGACATCCCCGCCGACCTGCTCGCCGACCAGCTCGCCGCCATCGGCGACGGCTGGATGATGATGTTCCCCATCGAGCCCACGAGGTTCACGGCATCCCGGGTCCAGACCCTCCTCGACGCCGCCATCACGTTGATCTCCCCGCCCCCGGGCGCGCGCCACACGTCCGGCGCCTGA
- a CDS encoding phospholipase, whose product MTTHLRRVTGPRRVLALMAALCAIIGVTALGTTPAAAADQRHAIYAIAHRVDTLDGVDAALNHGANGIEIDVCAWWNPNEWRAYHDCSSAGENRRGPSFDSMIDRILSHVNAGRRLALVWLDIKDPNYCGEAQNRTCSVAGLHDKAQRLTAAGIQVLYGFYEYHGGNTPDVGGRGWQSLANKLGKLEGITTTGSRDQVRSAYNRFGAGFPNGRRVMDYGDNKISNGFGNCTEADRATCAELKKGAADRAAGQLAATLSWTTTYNDPWYVDKLLGDARVDGIIAGYANSTGEREYDNGWQCANAINAIRDWVNRHGATHRMANSGDRLFK is encoded by the coding sequence TTGACCACTCACCTTCGACGTGTCACCGGCCCGCGGAGGGTACTGGCGCTGATGGCGGCCCTGTGCGCGATCATCGGGGTCACCGCGCTCGGTACGACCCCGGCGGCAGCGGCCGACCAGCGTCACGCGATCTACGCCATCGCGCACCGGGTCGACACCCTGGACGGCGTGGACGCCGCACTCAACCACGGCGCCAACGGCATCGAGATCGACGTCTGCGCCTGGTGGAACCCGAACGAATGGCGCGCGTATCACGACTGTTCCTCGGCCGGTGAGAACCGGCGGGGCCCCAGCTTCGACAGCATGATCGACCGCATCCTCTCCCACGTCAACGCAGGGCGCCGGCTGGCGCTGGTCTGGCTGGACATCAAGGACCCGAACTACTGCGGAGAAGCGCAGAACCGTACGTGCAGCGTCGCCGGGCTGCACGACAAGGCGCAGCGGCTGACAGCTGCCGGGATCCAGGTGCTCTACGGGTTCTACGAGTACCACGGCGGCAACACCCCGGACGTCGGCGGCAGGGGCTGGCAGAGCCTGGCCAACAAGCTCGGAAAACTGGAGGGCATCACGACCACCGGGTCCCGCGACCAGGTGCGCAGCGCCTACAACCGGTTCGGTGCCGGCTTCCCGAACGGCCGCCGGGTGATGGACTACGGCGACAACAAGATCTCCAACGGGTTCGGCAACTGCACGGAAGCCGATCGCGCCACGTGTGCGGAACTGAAGAAGGGCGCCGCGGACCGTGCCGCCGGCCAGCTCGCGGCCACGCTGTCCTGGACGACCACCTACAACGACCCGTGGTACGTCGACAAGCTCCTGGGCGACGCGCGCGTGGACGGCATCATCGCGGGTTACGCCAACTCCACCGGAGAGCGCGAGTACGACAACGGCTGGCAGTGCGCCAACGCGATCAACGCCATCCGTGACTGGGTGAACCGCCACGGCGCCACCCACCGCATGGCCAACAGCGGTGACCGCCTGTTCAAGTAA
- a CDS encoding Hsp20/alpha crystallin family protein, translating into MLMRTDPFRELDRLVERVRGTAAHPAGMPLDAWREGDGFFVELDLPGVDPESIDLDVERNVLTVKAERKPAYGENTETVITERPVGMFSRQLFLGETLDTQKIEASYEAGVLKLRVPVTEQAKPRKIAISGGGDRKELGS; encoded by the coding sequence ATGCTGATGCGTACGGATCCCTTCCGTGAGCTCGACCGGCTCGTCGAGCGTGTCCGGGGCACGGCCGCGCATCCGGCCGGCATGCCGCTGGACGCCTGGCGTGAGGGAGACGGCTTCTTCGTGGAGCTGGACCTGCCGGGTGTGGACCCGGAGTCCATCGATCTCGATGTCGAGCGGAACGTCCTGACCGTGAAGGCCGAACGCAAGCCGGCGTACGGCGAGAACACCGAGACGGTGATCACCGAGCGGCCCGTGGGGATGTTCAGCCGGCAGCTGTTCCTCGGCGAGACCCTCGACACCCAGAAGATCGAAGCCTCCTATGAGGCGGGCGTGCTGAAGCTACGCGTCCCGGTCACCGAGCAGGCCAAGCCGCGCAAGATCGCCATCAGCGGCGGCGGTGACCGCAAGGAACTGGGCAGCTGA
- a CDS encoding IS630 family transposase (programmed frameshift), which yields MRYPQGGGLTAERRAFRERIRMDAAAMFAAGQASDVIAKRLRVSVRSVQRWRRIWQDTGRQGLRSQGPAARPALSEALFSVLEQELAKGPVAHGWPDQTWTLARIRTLIGRRFHKSFTLSGIAKMLRRHGWSHQVPARRALERDEEAVRLGEGHVAHGGSGAAALGAWLCFEDEAGFSVTPPIRRTWAQRGHTPLIRVRGRSQRRFSIAALACYRPGRRSRLIYRPKRHGNVKEARRRSFTWSDYRDLLIAAHQQLGGPIAVVWDNLNVHKDARLRAFIDSRDWITVHYLPPYAPDLNPVEGIWSLLRRRCQANAAFTDPDDLMQALRRGLRQLQHRSDVIDSCLAATGLPLTTTPGQPQ from the exons ATGAGGTATCCGCAAGGCGGTGGCCTGACGGCTGAGCGGCGGGCGTTTCGCGAGCGCATCCGGATGGATGCGGCCGCGATGTTCGCCGCCGGGCAGGCCAGTGATGTGATCGCGAAGCGGCTGCGGGTCAGCGTCCGCTCGGTACAGCGGTGGCGCCGGATCTGGCAGGACACGGGGCGGCAGGGCTTGCGCTCGCAAGGGCCGGCAGCCCGGCCAGCACTGAGCGAAGCCTTGTTCTCGGTGCTGGAGCAGGAACTGGCCAAGGGGCCGGTGGCGCATGGCTGGCCGGACCAGACCTGGACCCTGGCACGGATCCGCACGCTCATCGGACGCCGGTTCCACAAGAGCTTCACCCTCTCGGGTATCGCGAAGATGCTGCGGCGGCACGGCTGGTCCCATCAGGTGCCGGCCCGGCGGGCGCTGGAGCGCGATGAGGAGGCGGTG CGGCTGGGTGAAGGACACGTGGCCCACGGTGGAAGCGGTGCGGCGGCGCTCGGGGCCTGGCTGTGCTTCGAGGATGAGGCCGGCTTCTCGGTGACGCCGCCCATCCGCCGCACCTGGGCCCAGCGCGGCCACACGCCGCTCATCCGGGTCCGGGGACGTTCCCAGCGCCGCTTTTCGATCGCCGCTTTGGCCTGCTACCGCCCCGGCCGACGCTCCCGCCTGATCTATAGGCCCAAGCGGCACGGCAACGTCAAGGAGGCCAGGCGCCGCAGCTTCACCTGGAGCGATTACCGTGACCTGCTCATCGCAGCCCACCAGCAGCTGGGCGGCCCGATCGCCGTCGTCTGGGACAACCTGAACGTGCACAAGGACGCCCGACTGCGGGCTTTCATCGACAGCCGAGACTGGATCACCGTTCACTACCTGCCGCCCTACGCTCCCGACCTCAACCCCGTCGAAGGCATCTGGTCCCTTCTGCGTCGCAGATGCCAGGCCAATGCCGCCTTCACCGATCCCGACGACCTCATGCAGGCCCTCCGCCGCGGCCTGCGCCAGCTCCAGCACCGCAGCGACGTCATCGACAGCTGCCTCGCCGCAACAGGACTGCCTTTAACGACAACACCCGGACAACCTCAGTAG
- a CDS encoding cytochrome P450 codes for MRDTDLALTVLRDPAFHSGMSTFFGDMLPSRTAQIALGRAVRDLMRAHLPTCRQRVAEAAAGLGPVSQWPEAGPLLVYRCTADVLLHPGVPPALRRQMAQAVSAGLTARQPYKRQRARAELLRPRLLASITGHVRSRRMHSPAAGEPQDLLDAVIGACPERLTDRTVAGLYVLLFQSIVGNIGYAVAWSLLLACLHHPPGPPWPWPAEWLVREAARHRPFVWMVGRRVPHPLEFGGLPFSAGTILSVSPYLLHHDSHRWDRPETFRPERWNEPGGQGPYLPFSAGPFTCAGAAVAHSLITEAVTALSQDARLTVNGGDARPLVSGSVLPRPFTLRRALKAPARLALMR; via the coding sequence GTGAGGGACACCGATCTGGCGCTCACGGTGTTGCGCGACCCGGCCTTCCACAGCGGCATGTCCACCTTCTTCGGGGACATGCTGCCTTCGCGAACCGCCCAGATCGCCCTCGGCCGCGCCGTCCGGGACCTGATGCGGGCGCACCTGCCCACCTGCCGTCAGCGAGTGGCCGAGGCCGCAGCCGGGCTCGGCCCGGTCAGCCAGTGGCCCGAAGCCGGGCCGCTGCTGGTGTACCGGTGTACGGCGGACGTGCTGCTGCACCCCGGTGTCCCACCGGCACTACGGCGGCAGATGGCACAGGCCGTGTCGGCCGGGCTGACCGCCCGCCAGCCGTACAAGCGACAACGGGCACGGGCGGAACTGCTGCGCCCCAGACTTCTGGCCTCGATCACCGGACATGTCCGCAGCCGCCGGATGCACAGTCCCGCAGCGGGCGAGCCGCAGGACCTGCTGGACGCCGTGATCGGAGCCTGCCCCGAGAGGCTCACTGATCGGACCGTGGCAGGCCTTTACGTGCTGCTGTTCCAGTCGATCGTAGGCAACATCGGCTATGCGGTGGCGTGGTCGCTGCTGCTGGCCTGTCTCCACCACCCACCCGGCCCGCCATGGCCGTGGCCCGCCGAATGGCTGGTGCGCGAGGCCGCTCGCCACCGCCCGTTCGTCTGGATGGTCGGCCGACGCGTCCCCCACCCCCTCGAATTCGGCGGCCTCCCGTTCTCAGCAGGCACGATCCTGTCGGTCAGTCCCTATCTCCTGCACCACGACTCGCACCGTTGGGACCGACCCGAGACGTTCCGCCCCGAACGCTGGAACGAACCAGGCGGGCAAGGCCCCTACCTCCCCTTCAGCGCCGGCCCTTTCACCTGCGCCGGCGCGGCCGTCGCGCACAGCCTGATCACCGAGGCGGTCACCGCCCTGTCACAGGACGCCCGCCTGACCGTCAACGGCGGCGATGCCCGGCCCCTGGTGTCCGGCTCTGTCCTGCCCCGCCCCTTCACCCTGCGCCGCGCCCTCAAGGCCCCCGCCCGGCTCGCGTTGATGAGATGA
- a CDS encoding MFS transporter, with protein sequence MAVQHSGAVGGCSGTGGREAHAASLRPDASPPARLVPLLALACGSSVATVYFAQPLLVTLGERFALGSGLLGAIVTVTQLGYAVGLLTLVPLGDLLDHRRLVTGQLGLLALALLAAGLAPGVAALLGALAVVGLLAVVAQTMVAAAAALTPPARRGRAVGTVTGGIVTGILLARAAAGALADLAGWRAVYLAAAGIIAVFALLLHRVLPQVRPGHPRVRSGLPQVRSGLPQVRPGHPRIRPGLRWLRPGRLRRGLAPGAPSAGVRETSYGRLVASTVTLFARHPLLRIRGALALLVFAAFSTLWSGMAQPLSDPPWSLSHTAIGAFGLAGAAGAVAAGVAGRWNDRGFAQRTTGVGLALLALSWLPIALTRQSLWALAIGAVLLDFAVQAVHVTNQTLIHAVRPDAGSRIIGGYMVFYSAGSSLGALGSSLAYATAGWPAVTALGALFSLAALILWATTRRTGMSGVGSAGTGAGASADAGASTGTRADR encoded by the coding sequence ATGGCGGTCCAGCACTCCGGTGCGGTGGGTGGGTGCAGCGGCACCGGCGGGCGCGAGGCGCATGCCGCGTCGTTACGGCCGGACGCATCGCCGCCCGCCCGGCTCGTGCCCCTGCTCGCCCTGGCTTGCGGCAGCTCCGTCGCCACCGTCTATTTCGCCCAGCCCCTGCTGGTGACCCTCGGGGAGCGCTTCGCGCTCGGCTCCGGGCTGCTCGGCGCGATCGTCACCGTGACGCAACTCGGCTACGCGGTGGGCCTGCTGACGCTCGTACCGCTCGGCGACCTGCTCGACCATCGACGGCTGGTCACCGGTCAGCTCGGGCTGCTCGCACTCGCGCTGCTGGCCGCCGGGCTGGCGCCGGGCGTGGCGGCGCTGCTCGGCGCGCTCGCCGTGGTCGGGCTGCTCGCCGTAGTCGCCCAGACGATGGTCGCGGCGGCTGCCGCCCTGACCCCACCCGCCCGGCGCGGCCGCGCCGTCGGAACGGTCACCGGCGGCATCGTCACCGGAATCCTGCTGGCCCGCGCCGCCGCCGGCGCCCTCGCCGACCTCGCCGGCTGGCGTGCGGTCTACTTGGCGGCCGCGGGCATCATCGCCGTCTTCGCCTTGCTGCTCCATCGCGTTCTTCCCCAGGTACGTCCTGGTCATCCCCGGGTACGTTCTGGTCTTCCCCAGGTGCGTTCTGGTCTTCCTCAGGTACGTCCTGGTCATCCCCGGATACGTCCCGGTCTTCGCTGGCTGCGTCCCGGTCGGCTACGTCGTGGCCTGGCCCCTGGCGCGCCGTCCGCCGGGGTGCGCGAGACGTCGTACGGGCGGCTGGTGGCTTCGACCGTCACCCTGTTCGCCCGCCACCCGCTGCTGCGGATCCGGGGCGCGCTCGCCCTGCTGGTGTTCGCGGCCTTCAGCACGCTGTGGAGCGGCATGGCGCAGCCCCTGAGCGATCCGCCGTGGTCGCTGTCGCACACCGCGATCGGCGCGTTCGGGCTCGCGGGGGCGGCGGGGGCCGTCGCCGCCGGAGTGGCCGGACGCTGGAACGACCGAGGGTTCGCCCAGCGTACGACCGGTGTCGGCCTCGCCCTGCTGGCGTTGTCCTGGCTCCCGATCGCCCTGACCCGGCAATCGCTGTGGGCGCTGGCGATCGGCGCCGTCCTGCTGGACTTCGCCGTGCAGGCCGTCCACGTCACCAACCAGACCTTGATCCACGCCGTCCGACCCGACGCGGGCAGCAGGATCATCGGCGGCTACATGGTCTTCTACTCGGCGGGCAGCAGCCTCGGCGCCCTCGGCTCCTCCCTCGCCTACGCGACGGCGGGCTGGCCGGCCGTAACGGCCCTCGGAGCCTTGTTCAGCCTCGCCGCCCTGATCCTGTGGGCGACGACCCGTCGTACGGGGATGTCCGGCGTCGGCTCGGCGGGCACAGGTGCGGGTGCGAGTGCAGACGCGGGTGCGAGTACGGGTACGAGGGCGGACAGGTAG
- a CDS encoding winged helix-turn-helix transcriptional regulator — protein sequence MVARTRFDADPCPVARSVNAIGDWWSLLIVRDAFDGSRRFGEFRRSLGIAKNILAARLRALEQAGVLRGVPAPDGGAHREYVLTDKGRALFPVIVALRQWGEDECFTPDEDHSRLLDRRTGSPLRRLQIRAADGRVVGPEDTVVEKVRETESTEKPNPAAAGGDR from the coding sequence ATGGTCGCCCGCACTCGTTTCGACGCCGACCCCTGCCCCGTCGCCCGGTCGGTGAACGCCATCGGCGACTGGTGGTCGCTGCTGATCGTGCGGGACGCCTTCGACGGCAGCCGCCGCTTCGGCGAGTTCCGGCGCAGCCTCGGCATCGCCAAGAACATCCTGGCGGCGCGGCTGCGCGCGCTGGAGCAGGCCGGGGTGTTGCGCGGCGTACCCGCGCCGGACGGCGGGGCCCACCGCGAATACGTCCTCACCGACAAGGGCCGTGCCTTGTTCCCGGTGATCGTCGCCCTGCGCCAGTGGGGCGAGGACGAGTGCTTCACCCCCGACGAGGACCACTCCCGCCTGCTGGACCGCCGGACCGGCAGCCCGCTGCGCCGCTTGCAGATCCGGGCGGCGGACGGACGGGTCGTAGGGCCGGAGGACACGGTCGTGGAGAAGGTGCGGGAGACGGAGAGCACCGAGAAGCCGAACCCGGCGGCGGCGGGAGGGGACCGCTGA